The proteins below come from a single Sorghum bicolor cultivar BTx623 chromosome 4, Sorghum_bicolor_NCBIv3, whole genome shotgun sequence genomic window:
- the LOC8055329 gene encoding CASP-like protein 1U2 yields the protein MYGSDCHVMDMEDPPPPPPPNGSKVVTLLFRLSTLALALTSSVVMAAASECTIYGGLHDDGAATVVTFKDYQPFVYLVGSNIAATILEVAAIYLQVAAGDKQGSDADDDEEDAPTPAMINPRVVLVAADVAVQVLLYSATGEVFAAAMAYGPQISACAGAGHLCEQVHRSKIISLAASLAAGLASIAKDVPLPFSVWPHM from the exons ATGTACGGTTCCGACTGCCATGTGATGGACATGGAAgaccccccgccgccgccgccgccaaatGGTTCCAAGGTGGTGACCCTCCTGTTCCGCCTGTCCACGCTGGCGCTGGCGCTCACCTCGTCGGTCgtcatggccgccgccagcgagTGCACCATCTACGGCGGCCTCCACGACGACGGCGCCGCCACCGTCGTCACCTTCAAGGACTACCAGCCCTTCGt ATACCTTGTAGGGTCCAACATCGCAGCGACGATCCTGGAGGTGGCCGCGATCTACCTACAGGTCGCCGCCGGCGACAAGCAGGGCAGCGACgcagacgacgacgaggaggatgcGCCGACGCCGGCCATGATTAATCCCCGGGTCGTCCTGGTTGCCGCCGACGTCGCTGTGCAGGTGCTGCTCTACTCGGCCACCGGCGAGGTGTTCGCGGCGGCGATGGCCTACGGCCCGCAGATCAGCGCCTGCGCCGGCGCCGGACACTTGTGCGAGCAGGTGCACAGGTCCAAGATCATCTCCTTGGCCGCCAGCCTCGCCGCCGGCCTCGCCTCCATCGCCAAGGACGTCCCGCTGCCCTTCTCCGTCTGGCCACATATGTAG